The following proteins are encoded in a genomic region of Fervidobacterium pennivorans DSM 9078:
- the pyrH gene encoding UMP kinase yields the protein MYKRVLLKLSGEVLSGEAQKGFSEEHVNYLIREIKKVSEYGVKLGIVIGAGNLFRGRDFEGVRPTISDQIGMLGTVINALYLKDRFESAGIRTVVVSQIVTLPSVKFINYDDIDLYFDAGYIVIFAGGTSNPFFTTDTGAALRAVEMKAELLIKGTKVSGIYDKDPKIYNDAVKYNVITYDEAIEKDLKIMDTEAFSICKRYQMKILVMNFFEDNNLLRAIRGENVGTLVVPSK from the coding sequence ATGTACAAACGAGTTCTTCTCAAGCTAAGTGGTGAGGTACTCAGTGGAGAAGCACAGAAAGGTTTTAGCGAAGAGCATGTTAATTATCTTATAAGGGAGATAAAAAAAGTTTCTGAATATGGAGTGAAACTGGGAATTGTGATTGGTGCGGGCAACCTTTTTAGAGGAAGAGACTTCGAAGGTGTAAGACCAACGATATCAGACCAAATAGGGATGTTAGGTACTGTCATTAACGCACTATATTTGAAAGATAGATTTGAGAGCGCAGGTATTAGAACCGTGGTGGTTTCTCAAATTGTCACCCTACCAAGTGTGAAATTTATAAACTACGACGACATTGACCTTTATTTTGATGCGGGGTATATCGTTATCTTTGCTGGTGGAACAAGTAACCCATTCTTTACGACCGACACTGGAGCTGCACTTAGGGCGGTTGAGATGAAAGCGGAATTACTGATAAAGGGTACGAAGGTTTCAGGAATTTACGACAAAGACCCGAAGATATACAACGATGCTGTAAAATATAATGTAATAACCTACGATGAGGCTATCGAGAAGGATTTGAAAATCATGGACACGGAAGCATTTTCTATCTGCAAACGCTATCAAATGAAAATTCTTGTTATGAACTTCTTCGAGGATAACAACCTACTTAGAGCGATCCGTGGTGAAAATGTAGGTACCCTCGTTGTCCCGAGTAAGTAG